From a region of the Sulfitobacter alexandrii genome:
- a CDS encoding virB8 family protein: MKTTVTSSASQDCDAFEADFIFGPRRRERFAWFVAAAGVLVGVAGMVAGASLFPLKSTETFVVVVDKETGEMDRVAAVQALTLSESDAIIQANLVAYVDDRETYDLTDGEQRINSVLDRSDGDAARTLRDLWSSTNEDYPITVYGRDAKIEVVIKSVNQIERGVAQVRFTRTLRRPRDTRTVTRSYVATVGYDFQPETRQRLQDVWANPLGFVVTSYRVDAETLEN, from the coding sequence TTGAAGACAACCGTAACCAGTTCTGCGAGCCAAGACTGCGACGCTTTCGAGGCGGATTTCATCTTCGGGCCACGGCGGCGCGAGCGCTTTGCCTGGTTCGTCGCGGCGGCGGGCGTGCTGGTCGGCGTGGCCGGCATGGTCGCGGGCGCGAGCCTCTTTCCCCTCAAATCGACCGAGACCTTCGTGGTCGTGGTCGACAAGGAAACCGGCGAGATGGACCGGGTCGCGGCCGTGCAGGCGCTGACCCTTTCCGAAAGTGACGCGATCATCCAGGCCAATCTCGTGGCCTATGTCGATGATCGGGAAACCTATGACCTGACCGATGGCGAGCAACGCATCAACTCGGTGCTGGACCGCTCGGACGGTGACGCTGCCCGCACGCTGCGCGATCTCTGGTCCTCGACCAACGAGGATTACCCGATCACCGTTTACGGCCGCGACGCCAAGATCGAGGTGGTGATCAAATCCGTGAATCAGATCGAGCGCGGCGTGGCGCAGGTGCGCTTCACCCGCACGCTGCGCCGTCCCCGCGACACCCGCACTGTCACCCGGTCCTATGTCGCCACCGTCGGCTACGACTTCCAACCCGAAACCCGCCAGCGCCTTCAGGACGTCTGGGCCAACCCCTTGGGCTTCGTGGTGACCTCCTACCGCGTCGATGCCGAGACCCTGGAGAACTGA
- a CDS encoding TrbC/VirB2 family protein — protein sequence MLRHCLSRLLPIATTLAALATPALAQDLSPIQTMLETVEAALTGPIGIAVATLAVIGTGFMCMMGRLNWGWFASVIIGIVLIFSAGTIVDGFS from the coding sequence ATGCTCAGACATTGCCTCAGCCGCCTCTTGCCCATCGCCACAACCTTGGCGGCTCTCGCAACGCCCGCTCTCGCGCAGGACTTGTCACCGATCCAGACCATGCTGGAAACCGTCGAGGCCGCGCTGACCGGTCCCATCGGGATCGCGGTTGCCACGCTCGCGGTCATCGGCACCGGATTCATGTGCATGATGGGGCGGCTCAACTGGGGCTGGTTCGCCTCGGTCATCATCGGGATCGTGCTGATCTTCTCGGCCGGTACCATCGTCGACGGCTTCTCCTGA
- a CDS encoding type IV secretion system protein, giving the protein MRQLLLTVAAVTTLGFSSPAAAQGVPTFDGSQLGQLVAQLEHMAEDLNVQMQQLATMRLELETQLSQLTNLEAQLTSLIEGSGLGELFATVEEFRALRGKLVAPLNTAQSLASGDFLSGFNPGAELTASVERVLSGSGFTSERLSTLSGSDQPADNRIATSAGASAMLSVAAQESHEEAGQSLERLETMVGLIDDQDGLKAAVDLNTRVTAELGIILTQIWRLEAAQGVSAGQLGVVDAATLADERKFRSMAVDP; this is encoded by the coding sequence ATGAGACAGCTTCTCCTGACCGTGGCTGCGGTCACCACGCTTGGGTTTTCCTCGCCCGCAGCGGCCCAAGGTGTGCCAACCTTCGATGGTTCGCAGCTTGGACAACTGGTCGCGCAACTCGAGCACATGGCCGAAGATCTGAACGTCCAGATGCAGCAGCTCGCCACCATGCGGCTGGAACTGGAAACCCAACTGTCGCAGCTCACAAACCTCGAGGCGCAACTGACCTCGCTGATCGAGGGCAGCGGGTTGGGTGAGCTCTTCGCCACGGTCGAAGAATTCCGCGCACTGCGCGGCAAGTTGGTCGCCCCGCTCAACACCGCGCAATCTCTGGCGAGCGGCGATTTCCTGAGCGGCTTCAATCCCGGTGCGGAACTCACAGCCTCGGTCGAGCGGGTTTTGTCTGGCAGCGGTTTCACCTCGGAGCGCCTGAGCACGCTTTCGGGCTCCGATCAGCCCGCCGACAACCGGATCGCCACTTCGGCCGGGGCCAGCGCCATGCTGTCCGTCGCAGCCCAGGAAAGCCATGAAGAAGCGGGCCAAAGCCTCGAGCGGCTCGAGACCATGGTCGGGCTGATCGACGATCAGGACGGGCTGAAGGCCGCCGTCGATCTCAACACCCGCGTCACGGCAGAGCTCGGCATCATCCTGACCCAGATCTGGCGGCTGGAAGCGGCCCAGGGCGTCAGCGCCGGCCAACTTGGCGTCGTCGATGCAGCCACCCTCGCGGATGAACGCAAGTTCCGCTCGATGGCGGTGGATCCATGA
- a CDS encoding type IV secretion system protein: MGVIRDILGQVDAAVNTVAQDGFVSSAASVGNVISAGATLLLVLLGINAVMQLRPLPFGTGFAFGVKVALVGIFAQSWDNFSVIYDIVTRVPDSVGASILALTGSGDEAGVYESLDNMVARITAYGDTIGDRAGWVFGAVLGAIFFVLSAVFAAVTAGIIAFARIVFALMIVIAPFMIVTSLFKPTQSLFEAWTRATIGYALMPVAAAGAAGIIVAIAEAIGDASADPGDVETVSLILPFLVILILSAGIMASVPYIASNLTGVVGIASNAVGLTGLARQGFVNTRQYGTGTTSRLVTGKSPQELNQMANAGVVKTGELIRQSPGALLSAAKSFRKP; the protein is encoded by the coding sequence ATGGGCGTTATTCGCGACATCCTGGGACAGGTCGACGCCGCGGTGAACACCGTGGCGCAGGACGGCTTTGTCTCCTCGGCGGCCTCGGTCGGCAACGTCATCTCGGCGGGCGCGACCCTCCTCCTCGTCCTTCTGGGCATCAACGCGGTCATGCAGCTGCGCCCCCTGCCCTTCGGCACCGGCTTTGCCTTCGGGGTGAAGGTGGCACTGGTAGGGATATTCGCGCAAAGTTGGGACAATTTCAGCGTCATCTATGACATCGTCACACGCGTGCCCGACTCCGTCGGCGCCTCGATCCTGGCCCTCACCGGGTCCGGCGACGAGGCCGGGGTCTATGAGAGCCTCGACAACATGGTCGCCCGCATCACCGCCTATGGCGATACGATCGGGGACCGTGCGGGCTGGGTTTTCGGCGCGGTCCTGGGTGCCATCTTCTTCGTCCTCTCCGCCGTCTTTGCCGCCGTCACCGCCGGGATCATCGCCTTCGCCCGCATCGTCTTCGCGCTGATGATCGTGATCGCCCCCTTCATGATCGTGACCTCGCTCTTCAAGCCGACCCAGTCGCTCTTCGAGGCCTGGACCCGCGCTACCATCGGCTATGCGCTCATGCCGGTCGCTGCCGCAGGGGCCGCCGGCATCATCGTCGCCATCGCCGAGGCCATCGGGGACGCCTCCGCCGATCCGGGCGATGTCGAGACGGTCAGCCTCATCCTGCCCTTCCTCGTCATCCTGATCCTCAGCGCCGGGATCATGGCCTCGGTCCCCTACATCGCCTCCAACCTCACCGGCGTTGTCGGCATTGCCTCCAACGCCGTGGGTCTGACCGGCCTCGCACGCCAGGGTTTCGTGAACACGCGCCAGTACGGCACGGGCACCACCTCCCGCCTCGTCACCGGCAAGTCGCCGCAGGAGCTGAACCAGATGGCCAATGCGGGCGTGGTGAAAACTGGCGAGTTGATCCGGCAAAGCCCCGGCGCGCTTCTCTCCGCCGCCAAATCCTTCCGCAAACCCTGA
- the virB11 gene encoding P-type DNA transfer ATPase VirB11: MTRTESPASYLERYLDPFRDLLRRDDVVEIAVNPDGKVWLEVAGDATMRHEGQTVDRTTALNMAQTIVGDAKARVSEKNPLVSGKVEYAGRPLRVQVAVPPAIDRGASITIRLFASGSVRDYAPAYLFGKAVSLDALRAEKMKNIASLAEENLEVALQTLVEARLNVLISGGTSTGKTTFARHLLTHITEHERLITIEDAFELFPAQPNTVALLADRGTGSQRSANALLQASLRMRPDRIIVGELRGAEALTYLEAINTGHGGSVSTIHAETAELAIDRLAIMVLQAGTPLTFAEVREYIRKSIDVIVQLGRAEGKRGITEFYLPGSRNQPPP, from the coding sequence TTGACCCGGACAGAAAGCCCAGCCTCCTATCTCGAGCGATATCTCGATCCGTTCCGCGACCTTCTGCGGCGCGACGACGTGGTCGAGATCGCGGTCAACCCGGACGGCAAGGTCTGGCTCGAGGTCGCGGGCGACGCCACGATGCGCCACGAAGGCCAGACCGTGGATCGCACCACCGCCCTCAACATGGCCCAGACCATCGTCGGCGACGCCAAGGCCCGCGTCTCTGAAAAGAACCCGCTCGTGTCCGGCAAGGTGGAATATGCGGGCCGCCCCCTCCGGGTCCAGGTCGCCGTGCCGCCCGCCATCGACCGCGGTGCCTCGATCACCATCCGACTTTTCGCCTCGGGCAGCGTCCGGGACTACGCCCCGGCCTATCTCTTCGGCAAGGCCGTCTCGCTCGATGCGCTCCGCGCCGAGAAGATGAAAAACATCGCCAGTCTCGCAGAAGAAAACCTCGAGGTCGCGCTGCAGACCCTCGTCGAGGCGCGGCTCAACGTCCTGATCAGCGGCGGCACCTCGACCGGCAAGACCACTTTCGCCCGCCATCTTCTGACCCATATCACTGAGCACGAACGCCTGATCACCATCGAGGACGCCTTCGAGCTATTCCCCGCCCAACCGAACACCGTCGCCCTCCTGGCCGACCGCGGAACCGGTTCGCAACGCAGCGCCAATGCCCTCCTTCAGGCCTCCCTCCGCATGCGCCCCGACCGGATCATCGTCGGTGAGTTGCGCGGGGCCGAGGCCCTGACCTATCTCGAGGCCATCAACACTGGCCATGGTGGGTCGGTCTCCACGATCCACGCCGAAACCGCGGAACTCGCCATCGACCGGCTGGCGATCATGGTGCTGCAGGCCGGCACACCGCTGACCTTCGCTGAAGTGCGGGAGTACATCCGGAAATCCATTGATGTGATCGTGCAGCTGGGGCGGGCCGAGGGCAAACGGGGGATCACTGAGTTCTATCTGCCTGGAAGCAGAAACCAGCCGCCGCCTTGA
- a CDS encoding TrbI/VirB10 family protein, with amino-acid sequence MADQTPPDLQDRLDQFSQRGKSKRRGNSLGVGALAAALALGGAGVAYFLATGLQEGDSALETSDVETFQDRRPGTGGRLEFPPDEAEQRINDALIAVEEALDVPAAPAPEASAEVLAEIAKLREALAASQAARNSEIQSAVADLREAFDEQKAALESMLAAKEAELANLQRQTESRIAGLQAMLDAERAQREGLEAELDREGLIADQRLLEERRRQEEEQRQREAERVAEELLTAQIKSPAVVYADGPRGSASGAAVAEPTAAAGAGGPVLSGNEAFLQSARPLEVQEATRLTHPERTLTQGSVIQAALQTAINSDLPGSVVAVVSEPVPAFSGDRVLIPRGSRLFGQYRSGIEMHQKRILILWTRVLTPDGTSMEIAAVGGDQLGRSGLTGLVDTKFAERFGGAALISVIGAAPAVAAESANNETTSIVLGDVGSDLQDAVGSVIADQVSIAPTIYVDQGASVTVLVDRDVVIY; translated from the coding sequence ATGGCCGATCAAACCCCTCCCGACCTGCAGGACCGCCTCGATCAATTTAGCCAGCGCGGCAAATCCAAACGCCGGGGCAACAGCCTCGGGGTCGGCGCGCTCGCCGCCGCCCTCGCGCTCGGCGGCGCCGGGGTCGCGTATTTCCTCGCAACCGGGTTGCAGGAAGGTGACAGCGCGCTGGAGACCTCCGATGTCGAGACCTTTCAGGACCGCCGCCCCGGCACGGGCGGGCGGTTGGAGTTTCCGCCAGATGAGGCCGAACAACGGATCAATGACGCGCTGATCGCTGTCGAGGAGGCGCTCGACGTGCCCGCGGCCCCTGCCCCGGAGGCAAGCGCCGAGGTGCTGGCCGAGATCGCCAAGCTGCGCGAGGCACTGGCCGCCAGCCAGGCCGCCCGCAACTCGGAAATCCAATCCGCCGTTGCTGACCTGCGCGAGGCCTTCGACGAACAGAAGGCCGCACTCGAATCCATGCTGGCAGCAAAGGAGGCCGAGCTTGCCAACCTGCAACGCCAGACCGAGTCCCGTATCGCCGGGTTGCAAGCCATGCTCGATGCCGAGAGGGCGCAGCGGGAAGGGCTCGAGGCCGAGCTCGACCGCGAAGGGCTGATCGCTGACCAGCGCCTGCTCGAGGAACGCCGCAGGCAGGAAGAGGAACAGCGTCAGCGCGAGGCCGAGCGGGTTGCAGAGGAGCTTCTGACCGCGCAGATCAAATCTCCCGCCGTGGTATATGCCGACGGGCCGCGCGGCAGCGCGAGTGGCGCGGCAGTGGCCGAACCTACCGCCGCTGCTGGTGCCGGGGGGCCGGTGCTCTCAGGCAATGAGGCGTTCCTGCAGAGCGCGCGACCGCTCGAGGTGCAGGAGGCCACTCGTCTCACCCATCCCGAGCGCACGCTGACCCAAGGGTCCGTCATCCAGGCCGCGCTTCAGACCGCCATCAACAGCGATCTGCCGGGCTCCGTTGTCGCGGTCGTCTCCGAGCCGGTTCCGGCGTTCTCCGGGGACCGGGTTCTGATCCCCCGGGGTTCCCGCCTTTTTGGCCAATACCGCTCCGGCATCGAGATGCACCAGAAGCGCATCCTGATCCTCTGGACCCGCGTCCTGACCCCGGACGGCACCTCGATGGAAATCGCCGCCGTCGGCGGGGACCAGCTCGGCCGGTCGGGCCTCACCGGCCTCGTCGATACCAAGTTCGCCGAGCGCTTTGGCGGGGCGGCTCTGATTTCCGTGATCGGGGCGGCGCCTGCGGTCGCGGCCGAGAGTGCCAACAATGAAACCACCAGCATTGTCCTGGGAGATGTCGGCAGCGACCTGCAGGACGCGGTCGGGTCGGTCATCGCCGATCAGGTCTCGATCGCGCCGACGATCTATGTCGATCAGGGGGCCTCGGTCACCGTGCTCGTGGATCGGGATGTGGTGATTTATTGA
- a CDS encoding type IV secretion system protein VirB3 yields MAERSPLFLGLARPPKYLGLPVGYLVVLTTGVVLPFIWTKSMVFFLIGLVAYPILWFVADREPHFFEVLRVSYGSVRPTKNRALHGGDSFGA; encoded by the coding sequence GTGGCAGAACGATCCCCCCTTTTTCTGGGCCTCGCCCGTCCGCCCAAGTATCTGGGTCTCCCTGTCGGATACCTCGTGGTGCTGACGACCGGGGTCGTTCTGCCGTTCATCTGGACGAAGTCGATGGTCTTCTTCCTGATTGGTCTCGTCGCCTATCCGATCCTCTGGTTTGTCGCCGACCGCGAGCCGCATTTCTTCGAGGTCCTGCGCGTCTCCTATGGATCAGTGCGTCCGACGAAGAACAGGGCCCTGCATGGAGGCGACAGCTTTGGCGCTTGA
- a CDS encoding TrbG/VirB9 family P-type conjugative transfer protein, whose translation MKSLPALLLALALPVAALAEATPQGGPLDIRIRTAVYNENQVYRIETDLRHSTTIHFGAGERFEAVIVGDTESFQVDPIPELGNVLTIKPHVANASTNMTVITNRRTYSFHLREGSIPNRTGMFFEVRFRYPDEERRAAGSTQPKGFEAPRNYNYRVSGEGDFRPSHIYDDGRYTYFVFPENGRQPAFFKADDQGRERTVNWTQAGNTVRVLGVNTYWTLRIGDEAICAWRDESAIYVSN comes from the coding sequence ATGAAATCCCTGCCCGCGCTCCTCCTGGCGCTTGCCCTTCCTGTTGCCGCCCTTGCCGAGGCCACGCCGCAAGGCGGCCCGCTCGATATCCGCATCCGCACCGCCGTCTATAATGAGAACCAGGTCTACCGGATCGAGACCGATCTGCGGCATTCGACCACGATTCATTTCGGGGCGGGCGAGCGGTTTGAAGCAGTGATTGTTGGCGACACCGAAAGCTTCCAGGTCGATCCGATCCCCGAGCTGGGCAACGTGCTGACCATCAAACCGCATGTGGCCAATGCCTCGACCAACATGACGGTGATCACCAACCGACGCACCTATTCGTTCCATCTGCGCGAAGGCTCGATCCCGAACCGCACCGGCATGTTCTTCGAAGTGCGCTTCCGCTACCCCGACGAGGAGCGCCGCGCGGCGGGTTCCACCCAGCCCAAGGGATTTGAGGCCCCGCGCAATTACAACTACCGCGTCTCAGGCGAAGGCGACTTCCGCCCCAGCCATATCTACGACGACGGGCGCTATACGTATTTCGTCTTCCCGGAGAACGGTCGCCAGCCTGCCTTCTTCAAGGCCGATGACCAAGGCCGTGAGCGCACTGTGAACTGGACGCAGGCAGGCAACACCGTCCGCGTGCTCGGGGTGAACACCTACTGGACGCTGCGCATCGGCGATGAGGCGATCTGCGCCTGGCGCGACGAGAGCGCGATCTACGTGAGCAACTGA
- a CDS encoding type IV secretion system protein B4: MEATALALDAGTLSTFGAALHQAGGGEFTRESYLAEHLPYFALAADDVMVLREGDLMATLRLDGLNPMTTEDARLDALKRAVAAIVAQTGNAFGFYIHRISVPQDLGMRPLEGDSFAAAIDARWQAHVKDLRPAKRQLYLSVIRRPDISARIPLLRALARKAWVKDRATRLQELNEVMGFFEVALASANPVRLTKSGGEWLGYLNTLNAGSFSPIAFGQSALPLSHTLSNCRATFDGDVVTLTDAVTGQVKYGALFSMKTYPALTDVTLLDALDLPLDIVLTNSFSPIPNNIMAERIQRIIRQMHASDDAAVSLREQLGQAADDQEAGRIAFGDHHLSIAVYAPDRDTLERAAAQIKRVGQEIMSVIVRENMALKATYFAQSPGNFGYRARKTPISSINFADFAALHGSVEGRGPNQSPWGQTISVLPTVGTSGYRFNFHEAGNPGKEPTVGHTLVLGRTGTGKTLTTAFLAAQAQRVGARLFFFDKDRGLEMAVRALGGRYNEIRAGVPTGLNPLMTEIDERGRAWLSDWLATLLSRGGTLTGEQSRHIQSAVAQNAYAEGSLRRFASFETLFQSLDDDGELQSRVAEWAPGGRYGWVFDEPEHGAGLELASDIIGFDMTEILDMTTERMAVLSYIFRQIERVVEDRRPTIIVLDEAWKLLDDPYFGARLENWLVTLRKMNCVVIMMTQYPSQLRDSRVGKTIVETVPTQILFPNDRATISDYDFLRVNAKEAALLVQPTIGQRIALVRSAGDSVFVDADLSALGTLLPILGGGATGEARVPADWRANPDFWRHVI; the protein is encoded by the coding sequence ATGGAGGCGACAGCTTTGGCGCTTGATGCGGGCACACTTTCCACTTTTGGGGCCGCCCTGCATCAAGCAGGCGGGGGGGAGTTCACGCGGGAGAGTTATCTCGCCGAGCACCTGCCGTATTTCGCGCTCGCGGCTGACGACGTCATGGTACTGCGCGAGGGCGACCTTATGGCGACCCTCCGCCTCGACGGGCTCAACCCGATGACCACGGAAGATGCCCGGCTCGACGCGCTCAAGCGTGCAGTCGCTGCCATCGTCGCCCAGACCGGCAACGCCTTCGGCTTCTACATTCACCGCATCTCCGTGCCGCAGGATCTCGGAATGCGCCCCCTCGAGGGGGACAGCTTCGCCGCCGCGATCGATGCGCGCTGGCAGGCCCATGTCAAAGACCTGCGCCCGGCCAAGCGCCAACTCTATCTCAGCGTCATCCGGCGGCCCGATATCTCGGCCCGCATTCCCCTCCTGCGTGCGCTGGCCCGCAAGGCCTGGGTCAAGGACCGCGCGACACGCCTGCAGGAGTTGAACGAGGTCATGGGCTTCTTCGAGGTAGCGCTTGCCTCGGCCAACCCCGTCAGGCTCACGAAGTCGGGCGGTGAATGGCTGGGCTACCTCAATACGCTGAACGCCGGCAGCTTCTCCCCCATCGCCTTCGGGCAGAGCGCCCTACCCCTCTCGCACACCCTGAGCAACTGTCGCGCGACCTTCGACGGCGATGTCGTCACCCTGACCGACGCCGTGACCGGCCAGGTCAAATACGGCGCACTCTTTTCGATGAAAACCTATCCGGCGCTCACGGACGTCACGCTGCTCGACGCGCTCGACCTGCCTCTCGACATCGTGCTGACCAACTCCTTCAGCCCGATCCCGAACAACATCATGGCCGAGCGCATCCAGCGCATCATCCGCCAGATGCACGCCTCCGACGATGCCGCCGTCTCTCTGCGCGAACAACTGGGCCAGGCCGCCGACGATCAGGAGGCGGGACGGATCGCCTTTGGCGATCATCACCTGTCGATCGCCGTCTATGCGCCCGACCGCGATACGCTTGAGCGCGCTGCAGCCCAGATCAAGCGCGTGGGCCAGGAAATCATGTCGGTGATCGTGCGCGAGAACATGGCGCTGAAAGCCACCTACTTCGCACAATCCCCCGGCAACTTTGGCTATCGCGCTCGCAAAACTCCGATCTCCTCGATCAACTTCGCGGATTTCGCCGCCCTGCATGGCAGCGTCGAGGGGCGCGGCCCCAACCAATCGCCCTGGGGCCAGACCATCTCGGTCCTGCCAACCGTCGGCACCTCGGGCTATCGGTTCAATTTTCACGAGGCGGGCAACCCGGGCAAGGAACCGACCGTCGGCCATACGCTCGTGCTGGGGCGCACCGGCACCGGCAAGACGCTCACCACCGCCTTCCTCGCAGCCCAAGCGCAGCGGGTCGGCGCGCGGCTTTTCTTCTTCGACAAGGATCGCGGCCTCGAGATGGCGGTCCGCGCGCTTGGCGGGCGCTACAACGAGATCCGCGCTGGCGTGCCGACGGGCCTGAACCCGCTGATGACCGAGATCGACGAACGGGGCCGCGCCTGGCTCTCGGACTGGCTGGCGACCCTTCTTTCCCGGGGCGGAACCCTCACGGGCGAACAATCCCGCCATATCCAGAGCGCGGTCGCGCAAAATGCCTATGCCGAGGGCTCGCTCCGGCGCTTCGCGAGTTTCGAGACGCTGTTTCAATCGCTCGACGACGATGGCGAGCTACAGTCCCGCGTCGCCGAATGGGCCCCGGGCGGCCGCTATGGCTGGGTCTTCGACGAGCCGGAACATGGTGCCGGGCTCGAACTGGCCTCCGACATCATCGGCTTCGACATGACCGAGATTCTCGACATGACCACCGAGCGGATGGCGGTGCTCTCCTACATCTTCCGCCAGATCGAACGTGTGGTCGAGGATCGCCGCCCCACCATCATCGTCCTCGACGAGGCCTGGAAGCTGCTTGACGATCCCTACTTCGGCGCGCGGCTGGAAAACTGGCTGGTGACGCTGCGCAAGATGAACTGCGTCGTGATCATGATGACGCAGTATCCGAGCCAGCTGCGCGATAGCCGCGTCGGCAAGACCATCGTCGAGACGGTCCCGACCCAGATCCTCTTCCCGAACGACCGTGCCACGATCTCCGATTACGACTTTCTGCGCGTGAACGCCAAGGAGGCTGCCCTCCTCGTGCAGCCCACAATCGGCCAGCGCATCGCGCTCGTGCGCTCGGCGGGCGACAGCGTCTTTGTCGATGCCGATCTCTCCGCCCTCGGCACCCTCCTCCCCATCCTTGGCGGCGGCGCCACCGGCGAGGCCCGTGTGCCCGCCGATTGGCGCGCCAATCCTGATTTCTGGAGACATGTTATATGA
- a CDS encoding lytic transglycosylase domain-containing protein, translating to MSRVAIISAGFCLGLSTLPAIAQGVPTQDNSAIGRAIARVAALAEDLGVQQDKDRTETTLADVQADQLRVLEEMTTAITGPGVDIRALEGNADFGVAAVYPNTDPSPMNSRLFGDGRETVEMMIVEVAGEFAGAPGVARAGLSATQWRCLFQALIKQESRFNVAAESPVGAYGLTQLMPGTASDLGVDRYNVKDNLRGGARYITTQLNRFGNIPHALAAYNAGPGRVIEYGGVPPFAETQGYVRNISKFYNEYLAVVGGADALGTLSPSDFALAEYASISEAGVYYAADSSATTEQVINRLRAIILQIDAQPNAKAAWELNTYAKAEIGRILNLRVRLMAANQQREAAYAQHLVADRLAERDFMQMGVPE from the coding sequence ATGAGCCGCGTCGCGATCATATCCGCCGGTTTCTGCCTCGGCCTCAGCACCCTGCCCGCGATCGCCCAGGGCGTGCCGACGCAGGACAATTCCGCGATCGGGCGCGCCATCGCCCGGGTGGCCGCACTGGCCGAGGATCTGGGCGTCCAGCAGGACAAGGATCGCACCGAGACGACCCTGGCCGATGTCCAGGCTGACCAGTTGCGTGTGCTCGAAGAGATGACCACAGCGATCACCGGTCCCGGCGTCGATATCCGCGCGCTCGAGGGCAATGCGGATTTCGGAGTAGCGGCGGTCTACCCGAACACCGACCCGAGCCCGATGAACAGCCGCCTCTTCGGCGACGGTCGCGAGACGGTCGAGATGATGATCGTCGAGGTGGCGGGCGAATTCGCAGGCGCGCCAGGTGTGGCCCGAGCAGGTCTCTCGGCCACCCAGTGGCGCTGTCTCTTCCAGGCCCTGATCAAGCAGGAAAGCCGCTTCAACGTCGCCGCCGAAAGTCCGGTCGGGGCTTATGGGTTGACCCAGCTCATGCCCGGCACCGCCTCCGATCTTGGCGTCGACCGCTATAATGTCAAAGACAACCTGCGCGGCGGCGCGCGCTACATCACCACCCAGCTCAATCGCTTCGGCAACATCCCCCATGCGCTCGCGGCCTATAACGCGGGTCCGGGACGCGTGATCGAATATGGTGGCGTGCCGCCCTTTGCCGAGACCCAAGGCTATGTGCGCAACATCTCCAAGTTTTACAACGAATACCTTGCCGTGGTCGGCGGCGCCGATGCGCTCGGCACGCTCTCGCCCTCGGACTTTGCGCTGGCCGAGTATGCCAGCATCTCCGAGGCCGGCGTCTATTACGCCGCCGACAGTTCCGCCACCACAGAGCAGGTCATCAATCGCCTGCGCGCGATCATCCTGCAGATCGACGCGCAACCCAATGCCAAGGCGGCCTGGGAGCTCAACACCTACGCCAAGGCCGAGATCGGTCGCATCCTCAACCTCCGCGTCCGGCTGATGGCGGCAAACCAGCAGCGCGAGGCGGCCTATGCGCAGCACCTCGTCGCTGACCGGCTGGCCGAGCGCGACTTCATGCAAATGGGAGTTCCCGAATGA